The following are from one region of the Edaphobacter acidisoli genome:
- a CDS encoding ferric reductase-like transmembrane domain-containing protein: MTYWARRIRRHAALILTAAIIVWIGFSAAPPPDFRHRLSLSTAYAALIFLAVTLALGPWKLLTRKPNPISFDLRRDLGIWAGILALIHTGVGLTVHLRGRMWMYFFRRLHPLAIQNTKFGAANYIGLASALIFVLLLVISNDLSLRSLGSRRWKSLQRWTYIAAILAVAHGVLFQLVEKRHLPWIIVFAAIILIATAIQITAILYRRTKQSGV; the protein is encoded by the coding sequence ATGACCTACTGGGCCCGCAGAATCCGCCGTCACGCCGCACTCATCCTCACCGCAGCCATCATCGTATGGATAGGCTTCTCCGCAGCCCCGCCACCCGACTTCCGCCATCGCCTCAGCCTCTCCACCGCCTACGCAGCACTCATCTTTCTAGCCGTCACGCTCGCGCTCGGCCCCTGGAAGCTCCTCACCCGCAAGCCCAACCCCATCAGCTTCGACCTCCGCCGCGACCTCGGCATCTGGGCCGGCATCCTCGCCCTCATCCACACCGGCGTCGGCCTCACCGTCCATCTCCGCGGACGCATGTGGATGTACTTCTTCCGCCGCCTCCATCCACTCGCCATCCAGAACACCAAATTCGGCGCAGCCAACTACATCGGCCTCGCCTCCGCGCTGATCTTCGTCCTGCTGCTCGTCATCTCCAACGACCTCTCCCTGCGCTCCCTCGGCAGTCGCCGCTGGAAGTCACTCCAGCGCTGGACCTACATCGCCGCCATCCTCGCCGTCGCGCACGGCGTCCTGTTCCAGCTCGTCGAAAAGCGCCATCTCCCCTGGATCATCGTCTTTGCGGCCATCATCCTCATTGCGACGGCAATCCAGATCACAGCCATCCTCTATCGCCGCACAAAGCAAAGCGGCGTTTGA
- a CDS encoding DUF4870 domain-containing protein, whose product MQCPVCHAEVGPQSTFCTNCGAALTGDPAAQQQTSYQPVSPGAPVYPPPAASSAGYAPPPPGAMPMAGSGGLSETAAAAISYITIIPAIIFLVIAPYNRMPLVRFHSFQSIALAVAWFVVWIAITILHVVLHFIPLIGILFVLVDLVVSIGFFVAWLVAIIRASRGEWFKLPVIGDIAQRMARGQGI is encoded by the coding sequence ATGCAGTGTCCTGTATGCCATGCCGAAGTGGGGCCCCAGAGTACTTTTTGCACGAATTGCGGTGCTGCCCTGACGGGCGACCCTGCCGCTCAACAACAGACTTCATATCAGCCGGTATCGCCGGGAGCGCCGGTGTATCCGCCGCCTGCTGCGTCGTCGGCTGGCTATGCGCCTCCGCCGCCTGGAGCTATGCCTATGGCTGGCTCAGGTGGGCTTTCGGAGACCGCTGCAGCAGCGATCTCGTATATCACGATCATTCCAGCGATTATCTTTCTGGTGATTGCTCCGTACAACAGAATGCCGCTGGTGCGGTTCCACTCGTTTCAGTCGATTGCGCTGGCGGTTGCGTGGTTCGTGGTGTGGATTGCGATTACGATTCTGCATGTGGTTCTGCACTTCATTCCGCTGATCGGCATCTTGTTTGTGCTGGTTGATCTGGTGGTGTCGATTGGGTTCTTCGTCGCGTGGCTGGTGGCGATTATTCGAGCGAGCAGAGGCGAGTGGTTCAAGCTGCCGGTGATTGGAGACATTGCACAGAGGATGGCCAGGGGGCAGGGAATTTAG
- a CDS encoding Rne/Rng family ribonuclease, whose amino-acid sequence MSKEIYISSTPHETRLAIVEDDNLAEVYYERENEYTLAGSIYNGRVTRVLPGMQSSFVDIGLERDAFLYITDFMEEAGDSAEFDTNGSSRGSSRRDGEGDSGRRERGRRDRGGRGRDRQSDEAGEQQEETETVHAEAADGAGEAEEIEAAGEGAPGADSGRRWRGRRGRRRGRGNAPRGGSEQQAGADAEQHEEGDAHDVHEEHEAHDEVHEDSFDLEAAGSPVEEAGAVAEENTGREERRDDRGGRRDRGGRRDRGGRGRDRDRDRGRDGREVRAPRGFAPRASHYGLDNAADETASEAPTEPILLPGESLSKYRKPGDGPAAATEASAAAKPVSANVIIPSAPSFAIPEGWDGGAVLPGETLSRHRRREPQVAQVAQPVPEALPEVEYEPVEASASYRVDPVAPSEFRQSAPVEEVVEQHEVVAAAEPVAQTRATETEFEKFDWQTDAAPVVDAAPAVTEEAAPAHELTAIHASGEMETEPPVAALVAEETTAAAEPIQHETAILQHEEHEPIAEFVQQGHVEEDGAGEEDFATTLHASSIEEMDDLDEEETLEGAADLGTMLREMSIDEITRTSAGEEEDDLEEADAEHDPVFAGSVDEEELEAGETEDDGLEDEFDGEAQADGSEEEPAEESSPRSREVERRSGRREGRRGRHDRSRHSGDRGDRGRRDHHREHRGGRPSMQATDLPAISELLKPGQEVLVQIAKEPIAKKGARITSHIALPGRFLVFMPTVNHTGVSRKIDSDGERRRLKEILLSEKGDAAGGFIVRTAAEGASEEELRNDLRFLLNLWADIKQRSEGSKSPALIYHDLNLVERILRDQVTDNFSAIWVDSESDYERILRFLQRFQPSLIRRVKLYTKETPLFEQFGISEEINKALRSKVWLKSGGSIVINQTEALVAIDINTGKYVGKTARLEDTIVKTNLDAIPEIVRQIRLRDLGGIIIIDFIDMDERKNRNRVMAALEDELKKDRAPSKVLQFNDFGLVAITRKRVKQSLERTLSTSCGVCQGTGMTKSPVTVCNDIYVEMRKMQKHLDRGDVMLRVNPEVVKQLKAPGTKWLQEMEDMVGKTILVKSDPSLHPEQFDIH is encoded by the coding sequence ATGTCGAAAGAGATTTACATTTCAAGCACACCCCACGAGACCCGTCTGGCGATCGTGGAGGACGATAACCTCGCGGAGGTTTACTACGAACGCGAGAATGAGTACACGCTGGCCGGGTCGATTTATAACGGTCGCGTGACCCGGGTACTGCCTGGCATGCAGTCGAGCTTCGTGGATATTGGCCTGGAGCGCGACGCGTTTCTTTACATCACTGACTTTATGGAAGAGGCCGGGGATTCGGCCGAGTTTGATACGAACGGCTCGTCGCGCGGCTCGTCGCGCCGCGATGGCGAGGGAGATTCGGGCCGTCGTGAGCGAGGCCGCCGCGATCGCGGAGGCCGGGGTCGTGATCGCCAGTCGGATGAGGCTGGTGAGCAGCAGGAGGAGACCGAGACTGTTCACGCTGAGGCGGCTGATGGTGCGGGAGAAGCTGAAGAGATTGAGGCTGCAGGCGAAGGCGCTCCGGGCGCCGATAGCGGGCGCCGGTGGCGTGGGCGTCGTGGACGTCGCCGTGGACGTGGAAATGCGCCGCGTGGAGGCTCCGAGCAGCAGGCGGGAGCAGACGCCGAGCAGCATGAGGAGGGCGACGCGCATGATGTTCACGAGGAGCATGAGGCCCACGATGAAGTACATGAGGACAGCTTCGATCTTGAAGCGGCGGGGAGTCCGGTAGAGGAAGCTGGTGCGGTTGCTGAGGAGAACACTGGTCGCGAAGAGCGTCGTGATGATCGAGGTGGACGGCGTGACCGTGGCGGCCGCAGGGATCGTGGCGGACGTGGCCGTGATCGTGATCGCGATAGGGGCCGCGATGGACGAGAGGTGCGTGCTCCGCGTGGGTTTGCTCCGCGGGCTTCGCATTATGGCTTAGATAATGCTGCGGATGAGACGGCGAGCGAGGCTCCGACAGAGCCGATTCTGTTGCCGGGCGAGTCGCTCTCGAAGTACCGCAAGCCGGGAGATGGGCCTGCTGCTGCGACTGAGGCGTCTGCTGCTGCGAAGCCGGTGAGTGCGAATGTCATTATTCCCTCGGCCCCATCGTTCGCGATTCCAGAGGGATGGGATGGCGGCGCGGTGCTGCCGGGTGAGACGCTTTCGCGGCATCGCCGGAGGGAGCCGCAGGTTGCGCAGGTTGCCCAGCCTGTTCCTGAGGCTTTGCCTGAGGTTGAGTATGAGCCGGTTGAGGCTTCGGCTTCGTACCGTGTCGATCCGGTTGCGCCGAGTGAGTTTCGCCAGAGCGCGCCGGTAGAAGAGGTTGTTGAGCAGCACGAAGTGGTTGCTGCTGCGGAGCCTGTGGCCCAGACGCGTGCCACGGAAACGGAATTTGAGAAGTTTGATTGGCAGACGGATGCTGCGCCTGTTGTTGACGCCGCACCTGCGGTGACGGAAGAGGCTGCTCCGGCGCATGAGCTGACGGCGATTCATGCTTCGGGCGAGATGGAGACGGAGCCTCCGGTGGCTGCGTTGGTTGCGGAAGAGACGACGGCGGCGGCTGAGCCGATACAGCATGAGACGGCGATCCTGCAGCATGAGGAGCACGAGCCGATTGCGGAGTTTGTTCAGCAGGGACACGTAGAGGAAGATGGGGCGGGCGAGGAGGATTTTGCTACGACGCTGCATGCTTCGTCGATTGAAGAGATGGACGATCTCGACGAGGAGGAGACGCTGGAGGGTGCGGCGGACCTGGGCACGATGCTGCGCGAGATGTCGATTGACGAGATTACGCGCACGAGTGCGGGTGAGGAAGAAGACGATCTCGAAGAGGCGGATGCGGAGCACGATCCTGTCTTTGCGGGCTCGGTGGATGAAGAGGAGCTTGAGGCAGGCGAGACCGAAGATGACGGGCTCGAAGATGAGTTTGACGGCGAGGCTCAGGCTGATGGCTCGGAGGAAGAGCCTGCTGAGGAGTCTTCGCCGCGTTCGCGTGAGGTGGAGCGTCGCAGTGGACGCCGCGAAGGGCGCAGGGGACGGCATGATCGCTCGCGCCACTCGGGCGACAGGGGCGACCGTGGTCGCCGCGATCACCATCGCGAGCACAGGGGGGGACGTCCCTCGATGCAGGCGACCGATCTGCCCGCGATCAGCGAACTGCTGAAGCCGGGGCAGGAGGTGCTGGTTCAGATTGCCAAGGAACCGATTGCCAAGAAGGGCGCGCGGATTACTTCGCACATCGCGCTGCCGGGGCGGTTCCTGGTGTTTATGCCGACGGTGAACCATACGGGTGTTTCGCGCAAGATTGATTCGGATGGTGAGCGGAGGCGGTTGAAGGAGATTCTGCTGAGCGAGAAGGGCGATGCTGCGGGCGGATTTATTGTTCGCACGGCGGCGGAGGGCGCGAGCGAAGAGGAGCTTCGCAATGACCTGCGCTTCCTGCTGAACCTTTGGGCTGATATCAAGCAGAGGAGTGAGGGCTCGAAGTCGCCGGCGCTGATCTATCACGATTTGAATCTGGTTGAGAGGATTCTGCGGGACCAGGTGACGGACAACTTCTCGGCTATCTGGGTTGATTCGGAGAGTGATTACGAGCGGATTCTGCGGTTCCTGCAGCGGTTCCAGCCTTCGCTGATTCGGCGGGTGAAGCTGTATACGAAGGAGACGCCGCTGTTTGAGCAGTTCGGCATCTCGGAGGAGATTAATAAGGCGCTGCGGTCGAAGGTGTGGCTGAAGTCGGGCGGGTCGATTGTGATCAACCAGACGGAGGCGCTGGTGGCCATCGACATCAACACGGGCAAGTATGTGGGCAAGACGGCGCGGCTTGAGGACACGATCGTCAAGACGAACCTGGATGCGATTCCGGAGATCGTGCGGCAGATTCGGCTGCGCGATTTGGGCGGCATCATCATCATCGACTTCATCGATATGGATGAGCGCAAGAACCGCAATCGCGTGATGGCTGCGCTGGAGGATGAGCTGAAGAAAGACCGTGCGCCGTCGAAGGTGCTTCAGTTTAATGACTTCGGGCTGGTGGCAATTACGCGTAAGCGTGTGAAGCAGTCGCTGGAGCGGACGCTGTCGACGTCGTGCGGGGTATGTCAGGGCACGGGCATGACGAAGTCGCCGGTGACGGTGTGCAATGACATCTACGTGGAGATGCGGAAGATGCAAAAGCATCTGGACCGCGGCGATGTGATGCTGCGCGTGAATCCGGAGGTGGTGAAGCAGTTGAAGGCTCCGGGGACGAAGTGGCTGCAGGAGATGGAGGACATGGTCGGGAAGACGATTTTGGTTAAGTCCGACCCGAGCCTGCATCCGGAGCAGTTCGATATTCACTAA
- a CDS encoding VOC family protein: protein MTTLNHLNLATSNVPELTRFFQTGFGFNLMAQRGNGNFNLLAGEDGFILALLNDKSVTPQTYPSTFHVGFLVVSTDKVREHHRLITEAGFDAPAPGPLQQGGRNAYGFYCHAPGGVMVEVSAQAD, encoded by the coding sequence ATGACCACCCTCAACCACCTCAACCTCGCCACATCCAATGTCCCCGAACTCACCCGCTTCTTCCAGACAGGCTTTGGCTTCAACCTGATGGCCCAGCGCGGCAACGGCAACTTCAACCTGCTGGCCGGCGAAGACGGCTTCATCCTCGCTCTGCTCAACGACAAATCCGTCACACCCCAGACCTATCCCTCCACCTTCCACGTCGGCTTTCTCGTCGTCTCAACCGACAAAGTCCGTGAACATCACCGCCTGATCACCGAAGCCGGCTTCGACGCACCCGCGCCTGGCCCACTCCAGCAAGGCGGACGCAACGCCTACGGCTTCTACTGCCACGCTCCCGGCGGCGTCATGGTCGAAGTCAGCGCTCAGGCAGACTGA
- a CDS encoding Npun_F0296 family exosortase-dependent surface protein: MHLAAFSGILLLAAGAGPALADPLAVTVLAPGVQSPAGITNNYETFNAVTPSGGTLTTNFNGSSITGTYTGDFAILPAGAFGGANGSNFISTTGSNSSYTLTLSSPVNYYGMWLSALDSGNNLSFYNGNTLVETLTPTNFIGMLGACPSTTNLYCGNPNNHLDATEQFAYLNYYDSTGTFNKIVFSENSNSGAQFESDNQAIASLPSAPGTSAVPEPTSLFLLGSGLLGFAGLFRRQFLLS; encoded by the coding sequence ATGCATTTAGCCGCATTTAGTGGCATCTTGCTGCTAGCCGCAGGCGCAGGGCCTGCACTCGCAGATCCGCTTGCAGTTACGGTTCTTGCGCCAGGCGTCCAGTCCCCAGCCGGTATCACGAACAACTACGAGACGTTCAACGCCGTCACTCCCAGCGGAGGCACGCTCACAACCAACTTCAACGGAAGCTCCATCACCGGAACCTACACCGGCGACTTCGCCATTCTCCCCGCCGGAGCCTTCGGCGGAGCCAATGGCTCCAATTTCATCTCTACCACCGGGTCCAATAGTTCCTACACCCTCACCCTCAGCAGCCCGGTCAATTACTACGGGATGTGGCTTTCAGCTCTTGACAGCGGCAACAACCTCAGCTTTTACAACGGAAACACCCTGGTCGAAACCCTCACCCCAACCAACTTCATCGGCATGTTAGGAGCGTGCCCGTCCACGACCAATCTCTACTGCGGCAACCCCAACAACCACCTCGACGCCACCGAGCAGTTCGCGTATCTCAACTACTACGACTCCACCGGGACCTTCAACAAGATCGTCTTCAGTGAAAACTCCAACTCAGGCGCGCAGTTCGAGTCCGACAACCAAGCCATCGCTTCGCTGCCTTCAGCTCCAGGCACCAGCGCCGTACCCGAACCGACCAGCCTCTTCCTGCTCGGAAGCGGTCTGCTAGGATTCGCGGGGCTCTTCCGTCGTCAATTCCTGTTGTCCTGA
- the rodA gene encoding rod shape-determining protein RodA, with protein MARLASYRDFDWVLLGFVAVLSVVSVLEIKSATLHTKFHGFDHKQMEFLAVGLVLMFLISAIDYHRLVDIAHWAYGIGILALLAVAAVGTKVMGGKRWINLGGGVHFQPSEWVKLILILAIARFFWGRVGKPLSWADIGKASALVGVPMVLVLKQPDLGTALTYLPILLCGLFLGGIRLKQTAVILLGLVLVGGIAYKSGKHLKPYQQARINAFLNPDTDPRGSGYQIRQSLIAVGSGGVWGKGANKGTQTQGDFLPIPYTDFIFAAFCEEHGFVGAIGVLLLYFLILMRLIQNAQTASDLPGTFIVMGIVSVILFQIAVNIGMVVGLMPVTGIPLPLMSYGGSSIMFTFLALGIVMNVRMRRFVN; from the coding sequence ATGGCGCGTCTTGCTTCGTATCGGGATTTTGACTGGGTCCTGCTGGGCTTTGTGGCGGTGTTGTCGGTGGTCTCGGTGCTGGAGATCAAGTCGGCTACGCTGCATACGAAGTTTCATGGGTTTGACCATAAACAGATGGAATTTCTGGCGGTGGGGCTGGTGCTGATGTTTTTGATCTCGGCCATCGACTATCACCGGCTGGTGGATATTGCGCACTGGGCTTATGGGATTGGGATTCTGGCGCTGCTGGCTGTGGCCGCGGTGGGCACGAAGGTGATGGGCGGGAAGCGGTGGATCAACCTGGGCGGCGGGGTACACTTTCAGCCGTCGGAGTGGGTGAAGCTGATTCTGATTCTGGCGATTGCGCGGTTCTTCTGGGGCCGGGTGGGCAAGCCGCTTTCGTGGGCCGATATCGGGAAGGCGAGCGCGCTGGTGGGCGTGCCGATGGTGCTGGTGTTGAAGCAGCCGGATCTGGGGACGGCGCTGACGTATCTGCCGATTCTGCTGTGCGGGCTGTTTCTGGGCGGGATTCGGCTGAAGCAGACGGCGGTGATTCTGCTGGGGCTGGTGCTGGTGGGGGGGATTGCTTATAAGAGCGGGAAGCATTTGAAGCCGTATCAGCAGGCGCGGATTAATGCGTTTCTGAATCCGGATACGGACCCGCGCGGGTCGGGATATCAGATTCGGCAGTCGCTGATTGCGGTGGGGTCGGGTGGGGTGTGGGGTAAGGGCGCGAACAAAGGCACGCAGACGCAGGGAGACTTTTTGCCGATTCCGTATACGGACTTCATCTTCGCGGCGTTTTGCGAGGAGCATGGGTTTGTGGGCGCGATTGGCGTGTTGCTGCTTTATTTTTTGATTCTGATGCGGCTGATTCAGAATGCGCAGACGGCTTCGGACCTGCCGGGGACGTTTATTGTGATGGGGATTGTGTCCGTGATTTTGTTTCAGATTGCGGTGAATATCGGGATGGTGGTGGGGTTGATGCCGGTGACGGGGATTCCGCTGCCGCTGATGAGCTATGGCGGGTCGTCGATTATGTTTACGTTTCTGGCGCTGGGGATTGTGATGAATGTGCGGATGCGGCGGTTTGTGAACTGA
- a CDS encoding DUF4870 domain-containing protein produces MESNTTQGTNPTGATPTAQGGLSQNAAAAVAYLTIIPAIIFLVIEPYNRMPFVRFHSMQSLGLGIAWIVIMMALSVIPVIGWIILPFAGLAFLAVWAFTILQAYKGAWFKLPFIGNIAQTQSEKQF; encoded by the coding sequence ATGGAATCCAACACAACGCAAGGGACGAATCCCACCGGGGCGACCCCCACCGCACAAGGCGGCCTCTCCCAGAACGCCGCCGCTGCCGTCGCCTACCTCACCATCATCCCAGCCATCATCTTTCTGGTCATCGAACCCTACAACCGAATGCCCTTCGTCCGCTTCCACTCCATGCAAAGCCTCGGCCTCGGCATCGCATGGATCGTCATCATGATGGCGCTCTCCGTCATCCCCGTCATCGGCTGGATTATCCTTCCCTTTGCCGGACTCGCCTTTCTTGCAGTCTGGGCCTTCACCATCCTCCAGGCCTACAAAGGCGCATGGTTCAAGCTGCCATTCATCGGCAACATTGCCCAGACCCAATCGGAGAAGCAGTTCTAA
- a CDS encoding DUF1801 domain-containing protein — MRTELLRFNGAVERDPAIEAWMKEHAGELGAIAHQWFEAMQRCGDEVRELLHDGCPVACLGDAPFGYVNVFTSHVNVGFFHGAALPDPGRLLQGNGRFMRHVKLKPGTPANAAALSTLIDAAYTDIKKRVEHG, encoded by the coding sequence ATGAGAACGGAATTGCTGCGATTCAACGGCGCTGTCGAGCGGGATCCGGCCATCGAGGCATGGATGAAAGAACATGCAGGTGAATTGGGAGCGATCGCGCATCAGTGGTTCGAGGCAATGCAAAGATGCGGAGACGAAGTCCGGGAGCTTTTGCATGATGGCTGTCCGGTGGCATGTCTGGGAGATGCGCCCTTCGGCTACGTCAACGTATTCACTTCGCACGTAAACGTGGGGTTCTTTCACGGCGCAGCGTTGCCGGATCCGGGCCGCCTGTTACAAGGAAATGGCAGGTTCATGCGCCACGTGAAGTTAAAACCGGGAACGCCGGCGAACGCAGCAGCGCTCAGCACGCTCATCGATGCGGCTTACACCGATATAAAAAAGCGCGTCGAACACGGCTAG
- a CDS encoding alkaline phosphatase family protein, giving the protein MRKRGWVLVLVVVLASWSQVVWSQQADNGQRVVLVMTDGLRWQEVFRGADASLLTPKRYFDGRDVSELEKEFLAATPEERREKLMPFLWKTMVPSGQIYGDRDAGSDAFVTNGLNFSYPGYSETLTGHGDPRINSNDNVLNPNLTVLAWLNHQPGMEGKVAAFGAWDVIASAVNPEKCGCAVNAGYAPFTMEPMTPRLEFLNRMKAETPEVWEGEPFDAPEFYTAMEYIKAKKPRVVFVSLGETDEWAHQNNYGEYLIAAHRVDAYLKQLWDTLQAMPEYRGKTTMIFLPDHGRGSGPDDWTSHGQKIPDAKYIFMAFMGPETPALGNRMHVEAVTQSQVAATLAKILGYDWNAVEPKAGLPVGAAVR; this is encoded by the coding sequence TTGAGAAAGCGCGGATGGGTTTTGGTGCTTGTGGTGGTGCTGGCTTCGTGGAGCCAGGTGGTTTGGTCGCAGCAGGCGGACAACGGCCAGCGGGTGGTGCTGGTGATGACGGATGGGCTCAGGTGGCAGGAGGTGTTTCGCGGAGCGGATGCGAGTCTGCTGACGCCGAAGCGGTACTTCGATGGGCGTGATGTTTCGGAGCTGGAGAAGGAGTTTCTTGCTGCGACTCCTGAGGAGCGGCGCGAGAAGCTGATGCCGTTTTTGTGGAAGACGATGGTGCCGAGTGGGCAGATCTATGGCGACCGGGACGCGGGGTCGGATGCGTTTGTGACCAACGGGCTCAATTTTTCCTATCCGGGCTACAGTGAGACGCTGACCGGGCATGGCGACCCGCGAATCAACTCGAATGACAATGTGCTGAATCCGAACCTGACGGTGCTGGCGTGGCTGAACCATCAGCCGGGGATGGAGGGGAAGGTTGCGGCGTTTGGCGCGTGGGACGTGATTGCGTCGGCGGTGAATCCGGAGAAGTGCGGGTGCGCGGTGAATGCGGGGTATGCGCCGTTCACGATGGAGCCGATGACGCCGCGGCTGGAGTTTCTGAACCGGATGAAGGCGGAGACGCCTGAGGTTTGGGAGGGCGAGCCGTTCGATGCGCCGGAGTTTTATACGGCGATGGAGTACATCAAGGCGAAGAAGCCGCGGGTGGTGTTTGTGTCGCTGGGCGAGACGGATGAGTGGGCGCACCAGAACAACTATGGCGAGTACCTGATTGCGGCGCACAGGGTAGATGCGTATCTGAAGCAGCTTTGGGATACGTTGCAGGCGATGCCGGAGTATCGGGGGAAGACGACGATGATCTTTCTGCCGGACCATGGTCGCGGGAGCGGGCCGGATGACTGGACGAGCCATGGGCAGAAGATTCCGGACGCGAAGTACATCTTTATGGCGTTTATGGGGCCGGAGACTCCGGCGTTAGGGAACCGCATGCATGTGGAAGCTGTGACGCAGAGCCAGGTTGCGGCTACGCTGGCGAAGATTCTGGGGTATGACTGGAATGCGGTGGAGCCGAAGGCTGGATTGCCGGTGGGGGCGGCGGTGCGTTGA
- a CDS encoding mechanosensitive ion channel family protein codes for MKLLRRSAIVVPAILLAVFLVASFVTRGAMSSLPFLRSKSEGLVDQRPWQTVQALAPLAVSAEEKRMAQEAERLADHEVDQAFAMALRQAALEHRTLTGDALALQQKVTGLQALVKEDQAKVDSLTASLKSKNGAVAQSDDLDLAKAQLQLDTDELNDATDDLARVSGDKRAEIQQELTTREAAMKKYDEGADSGAPTAVISAQSRRTLARRLSSWFDQRNRLTLIEQAQAETNDDVASLTAQHAELEKKAASMTSAVSVDSSAAADNGETVKDRVAKMAAVHSIAQIHSILDDRIETQKQLSSVYGRWHDQVELQHRIVSHLILQSLAWIAFLLLLSAVLVTGFRSMLERSVTDRRRLRTLETIVTLGIEVVTLLLLLLVIFGPPSQMPTILGLTTAGITLVFQDFILAFFGWFVLMGKHGIRVGDWVEINGVGGEVVEIGLFRTTVLETGNWTDKGHPTGRRVTFINNFAITGQYFNFSTSGQWMWDEISVNIPASVDVEKTVAAIRAAVEQVTEKDAALAEQEWQRATAHQGLSQFTASPSVDLRPASSGVDVIVRYVTRANERYDVRNKLYVTLLDALHRPEALVDGKK; via the coding sequence ATGAAACTGTTGCGTCGGTCTGCGATTGTTGTTCCGGCAATTTTGCTGGCGGTGTTTCTTGTTGCGAGCTTTGTTACTCGCGGTGCAATGTCGAGTTTGCCATTTCTGCGCTCTAAGAGTGAGGGGCTTGTGGATCAGCGGCCGTGGCAGACGGTTCAGGCTTTGGCTCCGCTGGCTGTTTCGGCGGAAGAGAAGCGGATGGCGCAGGAGGCGGAGCGGCTGGCGGACCATGAGGTGGATCAGGCGTTTGCGATGGCATTGCGCCAAGCTGCTCTGGAGCATAGGACGCTGACTGGCGATGCGCTGGCGTTGCAGCAGAAAGTTACCGGTTTGCAGGCGCTAGTTAAAGAAGACCAAGCAAAAGTGGACAGTCTAACTGCTTCGCTTAAAAGCAAAAACGGGGCCGTCGCTCAGTCGGACGATCTTGATCTTGCTAAGGCACAGTTGCAGCTGGATACAGATGAACTGAATGATGCGACTGACGATCTGGCACGGGTAAGTGGTGATAAGCGCGCGGAGATCCAGCAGGAGCTCACCACGCGCGAAGCCGCAATGAAGAAGTATGACGAGGGCGCAGATAGTGGAGCGCCGACGGCAGTGATTTCGGCCCAGTCGCGCAGAACGCTGGCGAGGAGGCTTTCGTCGTGGTTTGATCAGCGCAATCGCCTGACACTGATCGAGCAGGCACAAGCTGAGACGAATGATGACGTAGCGTCTTTGACTGCACAGCACGCCGAACTGGAAAAGAAGGCGGCATCGATGACGAGCGCAGTGAGTGTCGACTCGAGCGCTGCTGCCGACAATGGTGAAACTGTGAAGGACCGCGTGGCGAAGATGGCTGCGGTTCACTCTATCGCGCAGATACACAGTATTCTGGATGACAGGATCGAGACACAGAAGCAGCTCTCGAGTGTGTATGGACGGTGGCATGATCAGGTGGAACTTCAGCACCGGATTGTGTCTCACCTGATCCTGCAGTCGCTGGCGTGGATTGCGTTTTTGCTGCTGCTGTCGGCGGTGCTGGTTACCGGGTTCCGCTCGATGCTGGAGCGCTCGGTTACGGACCGGCGGAGGCTGCGGACGCTCGAGACGATTGTGACGCTGGGCATCGAGGTGGTCACGCTCCTCTTGCTGCTGCTGGTGATCTTCGGGCCGCCGAGCCAGATGCCGACCATCCTGGGGTTGACGACGGCGGGGATTACGCTGGTGTTTCAGGACTTCATCCTGGCCTTCTTCGGGTGGTTCGTCCTGATGGGGAAGCATGGGATTCGGGTGGGGGACTGGGTGGAGATCAACGGGGTGGGCGGCGAGGTGGTCGAGATCGGGTTGTTCCGGACTACGGTGCTCGAGACGGGGAACTGGACGGACAAGGGGCACCCGACGGGACGGCGGGTGACGTTCATCAACAACTTCGCGATCACGGGGCAGTACTTCAACTTCTCGACGTCGGGGCAGTGGATGTGGGATGAGATCAGTGTGAATATCCCGGCGTCGGTGGATGTGGAGAAGACGGTGGCGGCGATCCGGGCGGCGGTGGAGCAGGTGACGGAGAAGGATGCGGCGCTGGCGGAGCAGGAGTGGCAGCGGGCGACGGCGCACCAGGGGTTGAGCCAGTTCACGGCGTCGCCGTCGGTGGACCTGCGGCCGGCGTCGTCCGGGGTGGACGTGATCGTGCGGTACGTGACGCGGGCGAATGAGCGGTACGACGTGAGGAACAAGCTTTACGTGACGCTGCTCGATGCGCTGCACCGGCCGGAGGCGTTGGTGGATGGGAAGAAGTGA